The sequence NNNNNNNNNNNNNNNNNNNNNNNNNNNNNNNNNNNNNNNNNNNNNNNNNNNNNNNNNNNNNNNNNNNNNNNNNNNNNNNNNNNNNNNNNNNNNNNNNNNNNNNNNNNNNNNNNNNNNNNNNNNNNNNNNNNNNNNNNNNNNNNNNNNNNNNNNNNNNNNNNNNNNNNNNNNNNNNNNNNNNNNNNNNNNNNNNNNNNNNNGGAAAAGTCAATGATTTGCTTCATCAGTTTGGAGTCCATGTCCTTCCAATCACAAACTGATCATCACATTAAATCCCACCAAATTTGTCACTTGTGATATCTTGATTGGGTTTTCTACTTTTTcttgttatgtttgtttatgttataataagTGTTTTCAAGCATGGTCTCTTCTGTGAAGTTGTTATGTCCTTGATGTTATATGTGATTGACTTTAATAAAGGTGGTTTGATTCAATTTGTATGACTTGAACATAAGGACAAAAACCTATATACTCAGCAAAGGCATCAAATGATTTAGATGAAATGATTTagtattattcttattattatattttattatatacactATTGTATTTTTGACGCTGTCTACActtagattttagaaaaatatgatcTTTTCTCAAATATATTCAACCGATCTCAACTATAAGAATTATTTTCATTGATCTTCAtgaatgaattatatatatttgaaacaacTAAACTCATTATCAAATTggaattagtaaaaaaatttgtatccGATCATTGCTCAGAAAATTATGTAGATTTTTGGTTAGATTTATGTACGTAATACTATCAGATCATTAATATCAACCACTCAAATTCAACTCATTTGCTTCATACTCacaacaatataattttttttaagactcGTGGATCACGagatgatataataaaatatatcaactCCTACTCCTAGCTATGAAATAATACTGGCCCATACTCAATGAGATCAATAAATACACATGTATTTCTTCGTAATGATGTATCACTAACCCACTCCCTCTCTTTGTTCAAGTAAAATCTCACTCTCCTCTCTTTTTAATAGTTTTGTAGAGTTTGGTTATAAAAAACTAATCGTGTTCGTAATTACAGGTAATATTCCTAAAGATGGCTCAAAAAGTTGAAGTAAAAGGAGGAAAAGGAGGCAACCAATGGGATGATGGACCGGAACACGATGTTGTGACCAAGATTCAGGGTGCAGCAGGCGGGAACGGCATTCAATATGTTAAGTTCGACTATGTTAAGAGCGGAAAAACTGAAGAAGCCCCTCTTCGCGGTGTCAAGGGCCGTAGTATCGCAGCTGACCCGGTTCTTATACTTCTTCCTTGTCCATTggtcttcttctcttattagtatatatatcgaaagtttctttttgaattattgatattttgatCATGACATCTACAGTTTGTGATTAACCATCCAGAGTAGCATCTAGTTTCGGTAGAAGGTTGGTATAACCCTGAAGGTCTCATTCAAGGGCTTAAGTTCAAATCCAACAAGAAGACTTCTGATGTCATTGGATACGAAGATGGTACTCCATTTAGTCTCCAAGTTCAAGACAAGAAGATCATTGGCTTTCATGGGTTTGCCGGAGATTATGTCCACTCTCTAGGAGCTTACTTTGCTCCATTATTAACTTCCAATACTCCTTTGACCCCTCCTATTAAGCAAGAAGCAGGGGGAGGTATCGGAGGAGCCTCATGGGATGATGGTGTACTCGATGGCGTTAGAAAGGTGCATGTAGGGCAAGGACAAGATGGTGTGTCGTCTATCAATATCGTGTACAAGAAGGGTTCTCAGGAGGTTGAAGGAGGTGAACATGGCAAGAAAACGCTTCTTGGATTCGAAACGGTATGTATCATATTTGCTTCCACTCGtcaatatatagttttcttaACTTTGCATTATTAATTCTTCAAACTACTTAACACTTAGTAGTACGAACGTTATGGTGGGCTAGCTAAAAGCTTGCGGACCAAGTGACCAACCTAGTTAAAATTTGGGTCTGATCAAGTTTTTAAGCTTTGGAAAATGAGAACCAATTAACGTCTCTACTAACAAGAGGTATCTTTGTATTGTTGTACGTAGTTTGAGGTTGATGAAGACGACTACATCGTAGCAGTGCAGGTGACCCACGACAAAGTATATGGCCAAGACTCTGACATCATCACATCTCTTACCTTCTATACATTCAAGGGTAAAACCTCTCCACCCTATGGGTTGGAAACCGAAAAGAAGTTTTTACTCAAGGACAAAAATGGTGGAAAACTTGTTGGGTTCCATGGACGTGCTGGTGAAGCTCTACATGCTCTTGGAGCATATTTTGCTACAACCACAACTCCTTCGACTCCTTTGACGCCTCCTCCCAAGAAACTATTGGCAATTGGTGGTGATAAAGGAACTGCATGGGACGATGGAGCTTACGATGGTGTTAAGAAAGTGTACGTAGGACAAGCCCAAGATGGTGTATATGTCGTTAAGTTCGTGTACGACAAAGACGCTCAGGATATTGTCGGAGGTCATGGAAAGAGTACCTTACTTGGATTCGAGGAGGTActaattagattttattttatatcaaaatatattctatatttaacaataaaagaaaaacaattagcGATGATCATATTGGTTTATATTATTTGGGTTCTTTGGATTGCAGTTTGAGCTTGATTATCCAAGTGAATACATCACCGCAGTTGAAGGCACATACGATAAAATCTTTGGGAGTGAAGACGTAGTCATAACTATGCTTAAGTTCAAGACTAATAGGAAAACGTCTTCTCCCTTTGGACTTGAAGCTGGCACAGCCTTCGCACTCAAAGAGGAAGGCCACAAGATCGTCGGGTTCCATGGAAAAGCCAGCGAGTTGCTTCATCAGTTTGGAGTCCATGTTATGCCGATCACCAACTGATCACATGACATCTTTCTCTTTCGATTCCATTGAATTTGTTATGGTCTCTTGAATAAGTTGATATACCCATAATGGTTCTGTTTGTCTGTGTTTAAATGTTTTCACgcattttcttgaatttgtgATATTGGTCATGCCACAATTTGATATGTTATCGATTTTAATAAAGGTAGCTGATTAGCTGATTAGACACATACTAAGTGTTGGTAAGTGTTGACGGTTCAAAGTGATTTTAGTTTTACGCTTTGTTATTATTAGACTTTCGCTTTTCTAATATGTTATCAAACCTCGAATATCATCTTTGATagcattttgcaaaaaaacCGCACTATTATATAATGCAATATCGTTGAACATTATTGATGTGTACGTTTGGTGTTAAATTTTGCTTTGACTTTCTTGGAAATTTTAGGTCATCTGGTCGGCATTGAATTGGTGCAATAACTATTAGACATGCATGAACTTTGCGTTACCAAAGTACCTGAGTTCTTCGACTAACAACCCAACCAACCAGAAAGACATAGTACAGTCTAAATCCGGTTTCTCATATGCGCATGTGACGTTGTTGTTATTAGGAGTCAAACCCATAAATAACAAGTTAAGCCTTATTTCATGTTCAATTATCACTAGATAACATATGTTTGAACTATTTATTGGTTATGCTTGTTTAATTTTTCAgcatttttttaagaattgttTACGAttctttcacttttcttttgtgtgtgaaaTAAGTATAAGATATTTAGAAAGTTGGCATCATGGAATGAATCCAGTGGCATGGGATAGACTCCATCCAACTTATAGTGATTTGGCCTGTAGGTATACAAGCCGGCCCATGTAATATTAATCTAGGATTTTCCCATGTTTAATTGAgtttacaatattaattttgGGGTTTTCCATTTTCTAATCGAGTTTACCATATTATTCGGATCAGACGCGTAAGGAGACCTGATCCATAGACGTCCCACGAGATTAGTTATACTAGACGTGCTCAAAGTGTCATAATGTATTTTTTAAGCGTCAAAAAATTCTTGTCAACCCAATATAAATAAAGGCCACGAGACCCACGAGTCgcattttttaatgtatattttaagaaaaaaaatgtctacC comes from Camelina sativa cultivar DH55 chromosome 19, Cs, whole genome shotgun sequence and encodes:
- the LOC104745973 gene encoding LOW QUALITY PROTEIN: jacalin-related lectin 33 (The sequence of the model RefSeq protein was modified relative to this genomic sequence to represent the inferred CDS: substituted 1 base at 1 genomic stop codon), coding for MAQKVEVKGGKGGNQWDDGPEHDVVTKIQGAAGGNGIQYVKFDYVKSGKTEEAPLRGVKGRSIAADPFVINHPEXHLVSVEGWYNPEGLIQGLKFKSNKKTSDVIGYEDGTPFSLQVQDKKIIGFHGFAGDYVHSLGAYFAPLLTSNTPLTPPIKQEAGGGIGGASWDDGVLDGVRKVHVGQGQDGVSSINIVYKKGSQEVEGGEHGKKTLLGFETFEVDEDDYIVAVQVTHDKVYGQDSDIITSLTFYTFKGKTSPPYGLETEKKFLLKDKNGGKLVGFHGRAGEALHALGAYFATTTTPSTPLTPPPKKLLAIGGDKGTAWDDGAYDGVKKVYVGQAQDGVYVVKFVYDKDAQDIVGGHGKSTLLGFEEFELDYPSEYITAVEGTYDKIFGSEDVVITMLKFKTNRKTSSPFGLEAGTAFALKEEGHKIVGFHGKASELLHQFGVHVMPITN